The following are encoded together in the Candidatus Hydrogenedentota bacterium genome:
- a CDS encoding neutral/alkaline non-lysosomal ceramidase N-terminal domain-containing protein: MHDMHGLMAGAWVAGCVLLAAPVTNQGVETTGWKAGVARADITPGEPVWMAGYASRTHEADGTLLTLFVKALAIEDASGRKALIVTSDTLGFPRDLAERVRGRLKASLGLEREQVVLCGSHTHSGPVLRDSLSAIYPLNGAHVEAIERYSVQFEDRVVECAAAAFDALAPARLSSANGVARFAVNRRNNREAEILDTHDLKGPVDHAVPVLRVDRADGGLLAVLFGYACHATTLDIYQWSGDYPGFAQAELEAAHPGATALFFAGCGADQNPLPRRTVALARQYGRELAAAVERVLEDPMTPIDGRLDLKQTEVELALAPAPSRDHWAELAAGSSWQAAAAKAFLADLDAGKSLPSSYVYPIHVWRLGGLTMVALGGEVVVDYAVAIKKELGRDVFVMGYCNDVMAYIPSERILKEGGYEGGSAQMAYGLPSPWAEGIESRILNAVYELAKSDPPVK, translated from the coding sequence ATGCACGATATGCACGGATTGATGGCGGGCGCATGGGTGGCGGGTTGTGTGTTGCTGGCGGCGCCGGTGACGAACCAAGGAGTCGAGACGACTGGGTGGAAGGCCGGTGTCGCACGCGCCGACATCACGCCGGGCGAACCGGTGTGGATGGCCGGTTACGCCTCGCGGACGCACGAGGCGGACGGCACACTGTTGACGCTGTTCGTAAAGGCGCTGGCGATCGAAGACGCATCGGGCCGGAAAGCCCTCATCGTAACAAGCGACACCCTCGGTTTTCCCCGGGACCTTGCGGAACGCGTCCGCGGACGGCTGAAAGCGTCCCTCGGCCTTGAACGCGAGCAGGTTGTTCTATGCGGTTCGCATACCCATAGCGGGCCGGTGCTGCGCGATTCGCTGTCGGCGATTTATCCGTTGAACGGCGCGCACGTCGAGGCCATCGAACGGTATTCGGTTCAATTCGAGGATCGCGTCGTCGAATGCGCCGCCGCGGCCTTCGACGCGCTGGCGCCGGCGCGCCTGTCTTCCGCGAACGGCGTTGCGCGCTTTGCGGTGAACCGACGGAATAACCGCGAAGCGGAAATACTCGACACGCACGATCTCAAGGGGCCCGTGGACCACGCGGTTCCCGTGCTCAGGGTGGATCGCGCGGACGGCGGTCTTTTGGCGGTTCTGTTCGGGTACGCGTGCCACGCGACCACGCTCGACATCTACCAATGGTCGGGCGATTATCCGGGATTTGCCCAGGCGGAGTTGGAGGCGGCGCATCCCGGCGCGACCGCGCTGTTCTTCGCGGGTTGCGGCGCGGACCAGAATCCCCTGCCGCGCCGCACCGTCGCCCTGGCCCGGCAATACGGACGCGAATTGGCGGCTGCGGTCGAACGTGTGTTGGAAGATCCAATGACGCCGATCGATGGCCGGCTTGACCTGAAGCAGACGGAAGTCGAGTTGGCGCTGGCGCCGGCGCCTTCGCGCGATCACTGGGCGGAACTGGCGGCGGGCAGTTCCTGGCAGGCCGCCGCCGCCAAGGCGTTTCTGGCGGATCTCGATGCGGGCAAATCGCTTCCCTCGTCGTATGTGTATCCGATCCATGTCTGGCGTTTGGGCGGCCTGACGATGGTGGCGCTTGGAGGAGAGGTCGTGGTGGATTATGCCGTCGCGATCAAAAAGGAACTGGGCCGCGATGTTTTTGTCATGGGATACTGCAATGATGTCATGGCCTACATTCCGTCGGAACGCATCCTGAAGGAAGGGGGATACGAGGGCGGATCGGCGCAAATGGCCTACGGACTGCCAAGCCCGTGGGCGGAAGGCATCGAATCGCGCATCCTGAATGCTGTTTATGAACTCGCGAAGAGCGATCCGCCCGTCAAATAA
- the gltA gene encoding NADPH-dependent glutamate synthase: MFTICKAEVLADKVKAFEVEAPHIARTAKPGNFVLVRSDEKGERIPLTIADSDAKAGTITLVLQEVGKGTIKLGGFKVGEAFADVVGPLGKDREFHEGGKTICCVSGGLGVAPMYPQTKAAKAAGNRVISIIGARNTSLFFWQDRVEAASDETYYITDDGSSGRKGFATQILEELIQKGEKFDEVIAIGPVPHMKAVVNCCKKYNLPVVVSLNPIMVDGTGMCGGCRVTVGGKTKYACVDGPEFDGAEVDFDELMARQGAYRALERKAVEEPAPAYDPGHVCKLEAAAIAIENGRRKTPLDFEKESVSLVANAIGKMAHRRGSFDEVNEGYTEERAVAEALRCRLCKRPSCMKGCPVEVNIPGFIQAIQERDFARAAFILKEKNNLPAICGRVCPQENQCEKTCVLARSSTPVTIGRLERFAADWEALHAPVVPNIAPPNHRKVAVIGCGPGGLTCAGDLARMGYDVTIFEAFHDTGGVLRYGIPEFRLPKVIVDREVAYVKSLGVKIELDMIIGKSITIAELFAQGFEAVFIAVGAGAPMFLNIPGENLIGVLSANELLTRVNLMKAYRSDYDTPVVVGENVAVIGAGNVAMDAARTSLRLGAKRVTIVYRRSDQEIPARAEEVENAKEEGVVFRLLTAPVRIIGDEKNHVCGMECIKMELGEPDASGRRRPVPVPGSEFILECDMAIPALGTVANPLLTSNTKGLELNKWGNIVADPETCATSLPGVYAGGDIVTGAATVIEAMGAGKRAAKSIHAYLDAKKAAAAV, translated from the coding sequence ATGTTTACGATTTGCAAGGCCGAAGTTCTGGCGGACAAGGTAAAGGCATTCGAGGTCGAGGCGCCGCATATCGCCCGGACGGCGAAACCGGGCAATTTCGTGCTGGTGCGAAGCGATGAAAAAGGGGAACGGATTCCACTGACCATTGCGGACAGCGACGCCAAGGCCGGCACCATCACGCTGGTGCTGCAGGAAGTCGGCAAGGGCACGATCAAACTAGGCGGGTTCAAGGTCGGCGAGGCGTTTGCGGATGTCGTGGGACCGCTGGGCAAGGATCGCGAGTTTCACGAGGGTGGAAAAACCATCTGTTGTGTTTCGGGCGGGCTCGGCGTCGCGCCGATGTATCCGCAGACCAAGGCGGCCAAGGCCGCGGGCAACCGCGTCATTTCGATCATCGGCGCGCGGAACACATCGCTGTTCTTCTGGCAGGATCGCGTCGAGGCCGCCAGCGACGAAACCTATTACATCACGGATGACGGTTCATCGGGCCGGAAAGGATTCGCGACGCAGATCCTCGAGGAATTGATCCAAAAAGGCGAGAAGTTTGACGAAGTCATCGCGATCGGCCCCGTGCCGCACATGAAGGCGGTCGTGAATTGCTGCAAGAAATACAACCTGCCGGTCGTGGTCAGCCTCAACCCCATCATGGTGGACGGCACGGGCATGTGCGGCGGTTGCCGCGTCACCGTGGGGGGCAAGACCAAGTATGCGTGCGTGGACGGCCCGGAATTCGACGGCGCGGAAGTAGATTTCGACGAGTTGATGGCGCGGCAGGGCGCCTATCGCGCCCTGGAGCGCAAAGCCGTCGAGGAGCCGGCCCCGGCATACGATCCCGGCCACGTTTGCAAACTGGAAGCCGCGGCGATTGCGATCGAAAACGGCCGGCGCAAGACCCCTTTGGATTTCGAGAAGGAGAGTGTCTCGCTGGTCGCGAACGCCATCGGCAAGATGGCGCACCGTCGCGGGAGTTTCGACGAGGTCAACGAAGGATATACCGAGGAACGTGCCGTGGCCGAGGCTTTGCGGTGCCGTTTGTGTAAACGGCCCTCGTGCATGAAGGGGTGCCCCGTCGAGGTGAATATTCCCGGATTCATCCAAGCCATCCAGGAACGCGATTTTGCGCGGGCCGCGTTCATTCTGAAGGAGAAGAACAACCTGCCCGCGATTTGCGGGCGCGTCTGTCCCCAGGAAAACCAATGTGAAAAAACCTGTGTCCTCGCTCGGAGTTCGACGCCGGTCACCATCGGGCGTCTCGAACGTTTTGCGGCGGATTGGGAAGCGCTCCATGCGCCTGTCGTACCGAACATCGCGCCGCCGAATCACCGCAAGGTGGCCGTAATCGGCTGCGGGCCGGGCGGGTTGACCTGCGCGGGCGACCTCGCGCGCATGGGATACGATGTGACGATTTTCGAGGCCTTCCACGACACCGGCGGCGTGCTTCGCTACGGAATCCCCGAATTCCGTCTGCCGAAGGTGATAGTCGATCGCGAGGTCGCCTATGTAAAGAGCCTCGGCGTCAAGATTGAACTCGACATGATTATCGGCAAGTCCATTACGATTGCCGAACTGTTTGCGCAGGGATTCGAGGCCGTGTTCATCGCCGTCGGCGCGGGCGCGCCCATGTTCCTGAATATTCCCGGCGAAAATCTCATCGGCGTCCTTAGCGCGAACGAACTCCTGACGCGCGTCAACCTGATGAAAGCCTACCGGTCCGATTACGACACGCCCGTGGTCGTCGGCGAGAACGTCGCCGTCATCGGGGCCGGCAACGTCGCGATGGACGCCGCGCGCACCTCGTTGCGCCTTGGCGCCAAGCGTGTCACCATCGTCTACCGCCGTTCCGACCAGGAAATCCCCGCCCGGGCCGAGGAGGTCGAAAACGCGAAAGAGGAAGGCGTCGTTTTCCGCCTGTTGACGGCGCCGGTTCGCATCATCGGCGACGAGAAGAACCATGTTTGCGGCATGGAGTGCATCAAGATGGAACTCGGCGAGCCGGACGCCTCCGGACGCCGCCGCCCCGTGCCCGTGCCCGGTTCGGAATTCATTCTCGAATGCGACATGGCCATTCCCGCGCTCGGCACGGTCGCCAATCCGCTCCTGACCAGCAACACCAAGGGTCTCGAACTCAACAAGTGGGGCAATATCGTGGCCGATCCGGAGACCTGCGCGACCAGCCTGCCCGGTGTGTACGCCGGCGGCGATATCGTGACCGGCGCGGCAACCGTCATCGAGGCCATGGGCGCCGGAAAGCGGGCCGCCAAGTCCATCCACGCCTACCTCGACGCCAAGAAGGCCGCCGCGGCGGTATAG
- a CDS encoding sulfatase, with translation MNVLLIVVDTLRADHLGCYGYSRNTSPHIDDWAAGGVVFDAMIAPAIPTHPSFTTMNTGQYPITHGIVAHGGERAIPRTAPWLPSLLQKNGYTTCAIDNLGEWRFGFSQGYEFYIDPTRRRALSINCDNREINRRAIPWLKAHAKERFFMMVHYWDPHTPYLPPRAYRNLFYSGDPHAPDNHTLDGLMDHPLGRTWQETWFAKLGGSITDAAYLEALYDAEIRFCDEGIAKLLKTVESLGIADDTVVILTSDHGELMFRHKVFFDHHGLYDGNLHVPLIVRHPRFAPKRVPHIVGHMDLAPTILDLCGVPVPGAMEGESLAAMLREDSSKPVREYAVSQECTWQMKWSLRTKTHKFILAREDDFYRTPSRELYDLAADPRELHNIAETDPETAREMERTLESWIAEKMARNGLAQDPLVAHGITLGKAWKDRRDPTTRSG, from the coding sequence GTGAACGTTTTATTGATTGTGGTGGATACGCTTCGGGCGGATCACCTGGGGTGTTACGGCTATTCGCGCAACACGTCGCCGCACATTGACGACTGGGCCGCGGGCGGGGTTGTGTTTGATGCGATGATCGCCCCGGCCATTCCAACGCATCCCTCCTTCACCACGATGAACACGGGGCAATATCCCATCACGCACGGCATCGTGGCGCACGGCGGCGAACGCGCGATCCCGCGGACCGCGCCGTGGCTGCCGTCGTTGCTGCAGAAAAACGGATACACGACCTGCGCGATCGACAACCTCGGCGAATGGCGCTTCGGTTTCTCGCAGGGTTATGAGTTTTATATCGACCCGACCCGCCGCCGGGCATTGAGCATCAATTGCGACAACCGCGAGATCAACCGACGCGCGATTCCATGGCTCAAGGCGCATGCCAAAGAGCGATTCTTCATGATGGTTCATTACTGGGACCCGCACACGCCCTACCTGCCGCCGCGCGCCTACCGAAACCTTTTCTACTCGGGCGATCCGCACGCGCCGGACAATCACACGCTTGACGGCCTCATGGATCATCCGTTGGGGCGGACATGGCAGGAAACGTGGTTTGCCAAACTCGGCGGTTCCATTACCGACGCGGCCTATCTCGAAGCGCTGTACGATGCCGAAATCCGGTTTTGCGACGAAGGCATCGCCAAACTGCTCAAAACCGTCGAGTCCCTCGGCATTGCCGACGATACCGTGGTGATTCTGACGAGCGACCATGGCGAGTTGATGTTTCGCCACAAGGTCTTTTTCGACCATCACGGGCTTTACGACGGCAACCTGCACGTGCCGTTGATTGTGCGGCATCCCCGTTTTGCGCCGAAACGTGTGCCGCATATCGTGGGGCACATGGATCTTGCGCCCACCATTCTCGACTTGTGCGGCGTGCCGGTGCCCGGCGCCATGGAGGGCGAGAGCCTTGCCGCCATGCTGCGCGAGGATTCCTCCAAGCCCGTGCGCGAGTATGCCGTCAGCCAGGAATGCACCTGGCAGATGAAGTGGTCGCTGCGAACGAAAACCCACAAGTTCATCCTTGCGCGCGAGGACGATTTTTACCGGACGCCGTCGCGGGAATTGTACGACCTTGCCGCCGACCCGCGGGAGTTGCACAACATTGCGGAAACCGATCCCGAAACCGCGCGGGAGATGGAACGCACGCTTGAATCGTGGATTGCCGAAAAGATGGCCCGGAACGGTCTGGCGCAAGACCCGCTTGTCGCACACGGCATTACCCTCGGAAAGGCGTGGAAAGATCGGCGGGATCCCACGACACGGTCCGGATAA
- a CDS encoding class I SAM-dependent methyltransferase codes for MYKFAYIGAALIVGAFAAVAAETKQPTDAERQDFLARFPRTGLNTTPGDAMLLRILVESRHAQRGVEVGSATGYGAINMGLAFERTGGHLYTLEIAPEMVKICRENVEKMGLAKSVTCIEGDALKTLPALEGDFDFVFLDAVKKDYFKYFKMVESRLKDGAVIVADNAIKSAEAMKDYLDYVQSSPEYETVIVRASDEKGDGMAVTCKIGRTPKKE; via the coding sequence ATGTACAAATTTGCATATATCGGCGCCGCGCTGATCGTTGGGGCCTTTGCCGCCGTGGCCGCCGAAACGAAACAGCCCACCGACGCGGAGCGACAGGATTTTCTGGCGAGATTTCCCCGCACCGGCCTCAACACGACGCCGGGCGACGCGATGCTGTTGCGCATTCTCGTGGAAAGCCGGCACGCACAGCGGGGCGTCGAGGTGGGGTCGGCCACCGGATACGGCGCCATCAACATGGGCCTCGCGTTCGAACGCACCGGCGGACACCTTTATACCCTTGAAATCGCGCCGGAAATGGTCAAGATCTGCCGCGAAAACGTGGAGAAAATGGGCCTGGCAAAATCGGTAACGTGCATCGAGGGCGATGCCTTGAAAACCCTGCCTGCCTTGGAGGGCGATTTTGATTTCGTCTTTCTCGACGCGGTCAAGAAGGACTATTTCAAGTACTTCAAGATGGTCGAATCCCGGCTCAAGGACGGCGCCGTGATAGTCGCCGACAATGCCATCAAATCGGCGGAGGCTATGAAGGACTATCTGGACTATGTTCAGTCCAGTCCGGAATATGAAACCGTCATTGTGCGCGCTTCCGACGAAAAAGGCGACGGCATGGCCGTCACCTGTAAAATAGGCCGCACGCCCAAAAAAGAATAA
- a CDS encoding SGNH/GDSL hydrolase family protein codes for MKRAVSRWMAVAGVNAVALLIVVFAFDRLFDFGRSLSPFGEPFHKYTILKNAPINDASLLRSHNPHPTRGWTPMPNLTRMDAGFVTNRRGFRSMREYAHRPEAFTVMIVGDSFTFGTDAESEDDVWPAALEQIDGRLHVLNFGVGGYGVDQMYLTIRESIVEYKPHLVILAYIDEDLQRSMFGFYFYKKPKFVWRDDELVLTNTPIGAPEEVYAELRRQYGVFPYWRLWKEDRAFREWLGSEDSMREIWRLNERIVREAAACAQKHGADFLLVHLTQGLGLNPAFYGPGYKDFLSDLLSRVPLPHLETRDAFLKAGKEWTLGHYKGPEARFVAQLVWGRIQEMESWRRFARTTGPSGS; via the coding sequence ATGAAACGCGCCGTTTCGCGATGGATGGCGGTTGCGGGCGTGAACGCCGTTGCGTTGCTGATCGTTGTTTTCGCATTCGATCGCCTGTTCGATTTCGGGCGCTCATTGTCCCCTTTCGGCGAACCATTCCACAAGTACACGATCCTCAAAAATGCGCCGATAAACGACGCCAGCCTCCTGCGGTCGCACAATCCACATCCGACGCGCGGATGGACGCCCATGCCCAACTTGACGCGCATGGACGCCGGGTTCGTGACGAACCGCAGGGGGTTTCGCTCAATGCGCGAATACGCGCACCGGCCCGAAGCCTTTACCGTGATGATTGTGGGCGATTCGTTCACCTTTGGAACGGACGCGGAAAGCGAGGATGACGTGTGGCCGGCGGCGCTCGAACAGATCGATGGCCGTTTGCACGTGCTGAATTTCGGTGTCGGCGGCTACGGTGTCGATCAGATGTATCTCACGATTCGTGAATCAATCGTTGAATATAAGCCTCACCTCGTGATCCTTGCGTACATAGACGAAGACCTCCAGCGAAGCATGTTCGGTTTTTACTTTTACAAAAAACCCAAGTTCGTTTGGCGGGACGATGAGTTGGTGTTGACGAATACCCCGATCGGCGCCCCCGAAGAGGTCTACGCCGAACTGAGGCGGCAGTATGGCGTCTTCCCCTATTGGCGGCTCTGGAAAGAAGATCGCGCCTTCAGGGAATGGCTCGGTTCAGAGGACAGCATGCGCGAAATATGGCGGCTCAACGAGAGAATTGTGCGGGAAGCGGCGGCATGCGCCCAAAAGCACGGCGCCGATTTCCTGTTGGTCCATTTGACGCAGGGTCTCGGACTCAATCCCGCCTTTTACGGTCCGGGATACAAGGATTTCCTCTCCGATCTCTTGTCCAGGGTACCCCTTCCGCACCTCGAAACCCGTGATGCTTTTCTGAAAGCGGGGAAAGAATGGACGCTGGGCCACTACAAAGGCCCCGAGGCGCGTTTCGTCGCGCAACTGGTCTGGGGGCGCATCCAGGAAATGGAATCTTGGAGGCGGTTTGCGCGGACAACCGGCCCCTCCGGTTCATAA
- a CDS encoding dipeptidase: MLTQALDFARGNQARFLDEFKELLRIPCISTLPDRRDDVRRAAEWLADELRRLGIEKAEVLKTPGHPIVHGEWLHAPGKPTVLVYGHYDVQPVDPLDEWVSDPFDPVERDGNLYARGASDMKGSIVAFLKAVESLRASDGLPINLRFLFEGEEEIGSPNLPDFISNNRDMLGADVALNCDGQILRPDLPSLTYALRGLAYFEIEIVGPKQDLHSGMFGGAVHNPAQVLCELIAGMHDADNRVTLPGFYDRVRPLDDEERAALAGNPVTDEDWKALAGVKALWGEKGYTATECTGARPTLEVNGIISGFTGEGAKTVLPARAMAKVSTRLVADQDPAAIHGQLCAYLRAHAPETVSWEVRELSHGDGAIMDRRSPFMQAAVRALRETFGTGPVFKREGGSVPVVAMMQKQLGFDSIMMGFGLPDDNIHAPNEKQHLPTWRRGIEAYIRFLSALAE, from the coding sequence ATGCTGACCCAGGCACTTGATTTTGCGCGGGGCAACCAGGCGCGTTTTTTGGATGAATTCAAGGAACTGTTGCGAATTCCCTGCATTTCGACGCTGCCGGACCGCCGTGACGACGTACGCCGCGCGGCGGAATGGCTGGCGGACGAATTGCGCCGGCTGGGCATCGAAAAGGCGGAGGTCCTGAAAACGCCCGGCCATCCGATCGTTCATGGCGAATGGCTACACGCGCCCGGCAAGCCCACTGTGCTCGTATACGGCCATTACGATGTGCAGCCCGTGGATCCGCTGGACGAGTGGGTTTCCGATCCGTTCGATCCGGTGGAGCGCGACGGCAATCTGTATGCGCGCGGCGCGTCGGATATGAAAGGTTCGATCGTAGCCTTTCTAAAGGCGGTTGAGTCCTTGCGTGCGTCGGATGGACTGCCGATCAATCTTCGTTTCCTCTTCGAGGGCGAAGAGGAAATCGGATCGCCGAACCTGCCGGATTTCATTTCCAACAACCGAGACATGCTCGGCGCGGATGTCGCGCTCAACTGCGACGGTCAAATCCTTCGTCCCGATCTGCCGTCGCTTACCTATGCCTTGCGCGGCCTGGCTTATTTCGAAATCGAGATTGTCGGGCCGAAACAGGACCTTCATTCCGGCATGTTCGGCGGCGCGGTGCATAATCCCGCGCAAGTACTGTGCGAACTGATCGCCGGCATGCACGACGCGGACAACCGCGTCACGCTGCCCGGGTTCTATGATCGCGTGCGGCCGCTGGACGACGAGGAACGGGCCGCCTTGGCCGGCAATCCGGTTACCGACGAAGATTGGAAAGCCTTGGCCGGCGTCAAGGCCCTGTGGGGCGAGAAAGGGTACACCGCCACGGAATGCACGGGGGCGCGGCCGACCCTTGAAGTCAACGGCATCATCAGCGGATTCACGGGCGAGGGCGCGAAGACCGTCTTGCCGGCGCGGGCCATGGCCAAGGTGTCCACGCGACTCGTGGCGGATCAGGATCCGGCCGCGATCCATGGGCAACTCTGCGCGTACCTGCGCGCCCACGCGCCCGAAACGGTCTCGTGGGAAGTCCGCGAACTTTCGCACGGCGACGGCGCCATCATGGACCGCCGTTCACCGTTCATGCAGGCCGCGGTCCGGGCATTGCGCGAGACGTTTGGAACCGGGCCGGTTTTCAAGCGCGAGGGAGGCAGCGTGCCGGTTGTCGCGATGATGCAGAAACAACTCGGATTCGATTCGATCATGATGGGATTCGGGTTGCCCGACGACAATATCCACGCGCCGAATGAAAAACAGCATCTGCCAACGTGGCGCAGGGGTATCGAAGCCTACATCCGCTTCCTGTCGGCGCTTGCAGAGTAA
- a CDS encoding nuclear transport factor 2 family protein — translation MKRLIVGLLTVGLVMMVVAGCASTGGEAKGPSDAELLKKAVADWKTAGIAKNMDALIACYSDGFQHYEYGDKAGLQQFLKDALSMGYLEGVEIDETKAQTTITKDAAVVAPIAMKAAFGEAAISLNFKKEAAGWKIVSMDVEMN, via the coding sequence ATGAAGAGACTCATTGTTGGACTGTTGACGGTTGGCCTCGTGATGATGGTTGTGGCAGGATGCGCCAGCACGGGCGGCGAAGCCAAGGGACCGTCGGATGCGGAACTGTTGAAAAAGGCGGTGGCCGACTGGAAAACGGCGGGCATCGCCAAAAACATGGACGCGTTGATCGCCTGCTATTCGGACGGTTTTCAGCATTACGAATACGGCGACAAGGCCGGCTTGCAGCAATTCCTGAAAGACGCCCTTTCGATGGGATACCTGGAAGGCGTCGAGATTGACGAGACGAAAGCCCAGACCACGATAACGAAAGACGCGGCGGTGGTCGCGCCCATCGCCATGAAAGCCGCCTTCGGGGAGGCCGCCATCAGCCTGAACTTCAAGAAAGAAGCCGCGGGCTGGAAAATTGTGTCCATGGACGTCGAAATGAACTGA
- a CDS encoding thermonuclease family protein — MMNGWPHVYGIWALACAAALIAAGESVPGRITAVVEGDLLSFSHGETVETIRLADIDCPEPAQSFGKEARDFTASLVLDKDVQVELFGKDALERPLAVVRFGDGRVLNRELAAEGYAWAYDRYPVVDSAIPGLMAAARAGKKGLWADAAPLAPWDFRGDARKERAEQSVSAPADASDLPSGGAVFVDTDDKEFHKADCVLLDKSARRSLMLKDAQAQGYLPCRKCFPIKPRKDTPVVAAKGNLGDIPKEESPLEAPGPSAPPPQAVVRPAPRTMDNMPLPPEIAKYMDDPIVQLLGLAPYRDANGNFAGIAMKNASSFLPAAMLGFKDNDVLVSVNGDRFDPNKIPALIEKYKNIRSFQVGILRNGQPQTINVTIPDFIK; from the coding sequence ATGATGAATGGATGGCCGCATGTGTATGGAATTTGGGCGTTGGCGTGCGCCGCGGCGCTTATTGCCGCCGGCGAATCCGTGCCGGGCCGAATCACGGCGGTGGTCGAAGGCGACCTCCTGTCCTTTTCTCATGGCGAAACGGTTGAAACCATTCGACTCGCGGATATTGATTGTCCGGAACCGGCCCAGTCCTTCGGCAAGGAGGCGCGCGATTTTACGGCATCGCTCGTGTTGGACAAGGACGTCCAAGTCGAACTGTTCGGCAAGGACGCCTTGGAACGGCCCTTGGCCGTTGTTCGTTTTGGTGACGGGCGCGTGCTGAACAGGGAACTGGCCGCTGAAGGCTATGCGTGGGCCTATGATCGTTACCCCGTCGTGGATTCGGCGATCCCCGGATTGATGGCTGCGGCGCGCGCCGGCAAGAAAGGCCTTTGGGCGGATGCTGCGCCCTTGGCGCCGTGGGATTTCCGGGGCGATGCCCGAAAGGAAAGGGCGGAGCAATCCGTGTCCGCCCCCGCCGACGCATCGGATCTTCCCTCCGGCGGGGCGGTGTTCGTTGATACGGATGACAAAGAGTTTCACAAGGCGGATTGCGTCCTACTGGATAAATCCGCGCGGCGATCCCTCATGTTGAAGGACGCGCAAGCGCAGGGTTATCTGCCGTGCCGGAAATGCTTTCCCATAAAACCCCGAAAGGACACACCCGTCGTCGCGGCCAAGGGAAACCTCGGCGATATTCCGAAGGAAGAATCTCCGTTGGAAGCGCCAGGTCCTTCGGCGCCGCCCCCGCAAGCCGTTGTGCGGCCTGCGCCACGCACCATGGACAACATGCCGTTGCCCCCCGAAATCGCCAAGTACATGGACGATCCCATCGTACAATTGCTCGGGCTGGCGCCGTACCGGGACGCCAACGGCAACTTTGCGGGAATCGCCATGAAGAACGCCTCGTCGTTTCTGCCGGCCGCCATGCTGGGCTTCAAGGACAACGACGTGCTGGTATCGGTGAACGGCGATCGTTTCGATCCAAACAAAATCCCCGCATTGATTGAAAAATACAAGAACATCCGATCTTTCCAAGTCGGTATCTTGCGAAACGGCCAACCGCAAACCATCAACGTGACGATTCCGGACTTTATCAAATGA